A window from Schistosoma haematobium chromosome 3, whole genome shotgun sequence encodes these proteins:
- the ARF6 gene encoding ADP-ribosylation factor, Arf Arf6 (EggNog:ENOG410V7ZT~COG:U), producing the protein MGKLFSKLFGSKEMRILMLGLDAAGKTTILYRLKLGSSVSTIPTVGFNVETVTYKNVRFNVWDVGGQEKIRPLWRHYFTGSQGLIFVVDSSDRDRIEEARQELHRIATDREMQGAVILVFANKQDLPNVMKPNEIQERLMLARLHGHIWYVQPSVAIKGEGLYEGLTWLNANYNSR; encoded by the exons ATGGGCAAACTTTTTTCCAAACTCTTCGGAAGTAAAGAAATGCGTATTCTTATGCTGGGTCTTGATGCTGCTGGGAAAACAA CTATCCTTTACCGATTAAAACTTGGATCAAGCGTTAGCACCATCCCAACTGTTGGTTTTAACGTTGAAACCGTAACTTACAAAAATGTAAGATTTAATGTTTGG GATGTTGGAGGTCAAGAAAAAATCAGACCATTATGGCGTCATTATTTCACTGGAAGTCAAGGTCTTATATTTGTTGTTGATAGTTCAGATCGAGACAGAATAGAAGAAGCTAGACAAGAATTGCATCGGATAGCTACTGATCGTGAAATGCAAGGTGCTGTCATCTTAGTATTTGCGAACAAACAAGATCTTCCTAATG TTATGAAACCTAATGAAATTCAAGAACGTCTTATGCTAGCACGATTACATGGACACATATGGTATGTTCAACCGTCGGTTGCTATCAAAGGTGAAGGTCTATATGAAGGTTTAACATGGCTTAATGCAAACTATAATTCTCGGTGA